The Pseudomonadota bacterium DNA window GTGTCTGTGTCGGAATCGGTGTCTGTGTCGGAATCGGTGTCCGTGTCGGAATCAGTATCGGTGTCGGAATCGGCGTCGGTGTCCGTGTCCGAATCGGCGTCGGTGTCCGTGTCCGAATCGGTATCAGTGTCGGAATCGGCGTCGGTGTCTGTATCCGAATCGGAGTCGGCCGCGCCCTTGTCCATAGGTACCGTGTCGAAGCACGCCGGTATTACCCACGCCGCAACCACGAGGAGAACGACACAGGGCTTCTCCGAAATACGCATCATGGTCTTTCCCCTCCTTTAAAAACTCATTGAGAGGCCGTTGACAGTTGGCTCGAAGGCGATGGGCTCGTTCCCGGACGCTCGTTCCGAACCCTTCCGAGAAATCGCCATGAGAACGACCCCGACCACGACGAGCACGCCGCCTGCAGCGTACCCCGCGATCATCACCGCCTTGTCCGTCTTGATGTCGTCGTTGAACCCCTGCCGTTCGGAGGAGTTCGGCGGCGCGTCCTCTGCTTTCGACTCGTCTTTCGTGCCCTTTACGTTGAAGGCTAGGCCAAGAACCCCCGCTCCCGCGCCGACCGCGAGCGTCGTGATCCCGGCAATGAACAGCGTGTGCGCCTTTTTTTGCTCTTCAGGGGTCTGTTCTCCCGGTTCGCTGGGCTGGAGCGTCACAGCCACCGTCGCGGTGCCGCCCGAGGTCACATCGACCTTCTGCACGAACTCTGGCTTGCCCGGTTCCCGCACCTTCACCTCGTGCTCACCCGGCTGCACCTCGCCCTCGTACGGGCAGCCGCCCACAACCTTGCCGTCGAGATGCACCACCGCATCCTTCGCCTCGCATCCGACCTTGATCCATGCCGCCACCGGCTGGAGCTTCGCACTTACGTCTAGCGACACGCCCTGAGGCACGGTCACATCTGTGCGCAGCGGTTTGAACCCGTCGTGCTCTACGCGGATCGAGTGGCTGCCAGGATCGACGATCAGCCGTTCTTTGAACGGCGTGATCCCCACCGACCGTTCGTCCACAAACACCTCTGCGCCGTCCGGCGCTCCCTCGATAGCGACCGTCC harbors:
- a CDS encoding PEGA domain-containing protein — protein: MGRMKKSTITLALVASLLSVLPNLAVADDKEIAKAKFQEGLALIQEENYPAALAAFEESNKLVPKSSILYNIGMCQKALFRYVDSIASFKQYLGTMGASITPEMKQTVDQALSDMRKMVGTVAIEGAPDGAEVFVDERSVGITPFKERLIVDPGSHSIRVEHDGFKPLRTDVTVPQGVSLDVSAKLQPVAAWIKVGCEAKDAVVHLDGKVVGGCPYEGEVQPGEHEVKVREPGKPEFVQKVDVTSGGTATVAVTLQPSEPGEQTPEEQKKAHTLFIAGITTLAVGAGAGVLGLAFNVKGTKDESKAEDAPPNSSERQGFNDDIKTDKAVMIAGYAAGGVLVVVGVVLMAISRKGSERASGNEPIAFEPTVNGLSMSF